Proteins from a single region of Elgaria multicarinata webbii isolate HBS135686 ecotype San Diego chromosome 23, rElgMul1.1.pri, whole genome shotgun sequence:
- the ISYNA1 gene encoding inositol-3-phosphate synthase 1: MALPFVVESPDVQYTPDFIEAKYSYSAVQVTEEGGVTKVTPSSTNLTFRTERRVPKLGVMLVGWGGNNGTTVTAAVLANRLGLSWTTKTGQKHANYYGSLLQASTVCLGSGAAGDVYIPFCNLLPMVDPNNIVFDGWDISSLNLAEAMRRAEVLDWPLQEQLWPYMEGLKPRPSIYVPEFIAANQEERADNVLTGSKAEQVAQIRQDIRDFKNSSGVDKVIVLWTANTERFCDVRPGVNDTAENLLQAVERGLEVSPSTLFAVASVLEGCAYINGSPQNTFVPGAVELAVQRGVFIAGDDFKSGQTKLKSVLVDFLISSGIKPVSIVSYNHLGNNDGLNLSAAAQFRSKEISKSNVVDDMVQSNPVLYGPGEHPDHCVVIKYVPYVGDSKRALDEYTSEIALGGTNTIVIHNMCEDSLLASPIILDLVILAELCQRIRVRIEGEEQLEPLHSVLSLLSFLCKAPLVPEGAPVVNALFRQRAAIENLFRACVGLPPQNHMQLEYKTQRPWGCAKRLCPPPSVAAPKKAPPHLNGFMCPGAESNGHPAAQSHLASLQN, translated from the exons ATGGCTTTGCCGTTCGTGGTGGAGAGCCCGGATGTCCAATACACACCGGATTTTATCGAGGCCAAGTATTCGTACAGCGCCGTGCAGGTCACGGAGGAGGGTGGCGTCACCAAG GTCACGCCATCCTCCACCAACCTCACCTTTCGCACGGAGAGGCGGGTTCCCAAGCTGGGAGTGATGCTCGTGGGCTGGGGCGGGAACAACGGCACCACGGTGACCGCTGCCGTCTTGGCCAATCGGCTGGGCCTCTCCTGGACGACCAAGACGGGCCAAAAG CACGCCAACTACTATGGGTCCCTCTTGCAAGCCTCCACCGTTTGTCTGGGCAGCGGAGCCGCGGGCGACGTCTACATCCCGTTCTGCAATTTGCTCCCAATGGTCGACCCGAACAACATTGTCTTTGATG GCTGGGACATTTCTTCCCTGAACTTAGCCGAAGCCATGCGCAGGGCTGAAGTTTTGGACTGGCCGTTGCAGGAGCAACTCTGGCCGTACATGGAAGGCCTGAAGCCCCGGCCTTCCATTTATGTCCCTGAGTTCATCGCAGCCAACCAGGAAGAGCGGGCCGACAATGTCTTGACAGGGTCCAAAGCCGAGCAG GTAGCTCAGATCCGTCAGGACATCCGAGACTTCAAGAACTCCAGCGGGGTGGACAAGGTGATTGTCCTCTGGACAGCCAACACGGAGCGCTTTTGCGACGTGCGACCTGGCGTCAATGACACCGCCGAGAACTTGCTCCAAGCCGTTGAG CGCGGCCTGGAGGTGTCCCCTTCCACCCTCTTCGCCGTGGCCAGCGTCCTCGAGGGCTGCGCCTACATCAACGGCTCCCCCCAGAACACCTTCGTGCCCGGGGCCGTCGAGCTGGCTGTCCAGCGGGGGGTCTTCATCGCCGGCGACGATTTCAAGTCGGGCCAGACGAAGCTCAAGTCGGTGCTGGTGGACTTCCTCATCAGCTCCGGCATTAAg CCGGTCTCCATCGTCAGCTATAATCACCTGGGCAACAATGACGGGCTGAACCTCTCCGCGGCGGCCCAGTTCCGCTCCAAGGAGATCTCCAAGAGCAACGTGGTGGACGACATGGTGCAGTCAAACCCCGTGCTGTACGGGCCGGGGGAACATCCGGACCACTGC GTGGTGATCAAATATGTTCCCTACGTGGGAGACAGCAAGCGGGCACTGGACGAATACACCTCCGAGATCGCCTTGGGAGGCACCAACACCATTGTCATTCACAACATGTGTGAG GATTCCTTGCTGGCGTCTCCCATCATTTTGGACTTGGTGATTCTAGCTGAGCTTTGCCAACGGATCCGGGTGAGGATAGAAGGAGAGGAACAACTTGAGCCCCTTCACAGCGTCCTGTCTCTGCTGAGCTTCCTCTGTAAGGCTCCACTCGTCCCCGAAGGCGCCCCGGTGGTCAATGCGCTCTTTCGCCAACGGGCCGCTATCGAGAACCTGTTCAG GGCCTGCGTGGGGCTCCCGCCCCAGAACCACATGCAGCTGGAGTACAAGACGCAGCGGCCGTGGGGTTGCGCAAAGCGGCTCTGCCCACCCCCTAGCGTGGCTGCTCCCAAGAAGGCACCCCCCCACCTGAACGGTTTTATGTGCCCTGGCGCAGAAAGCAACGGCCACCCCGCCGCCCAGAGCCACTTAGCCAGCCTGCAGAATTAG